A genome region from bacterium includes the following:
- a CDS encoding phosphate ABC transporter substrate-binding protein codes for MKKSFTIIWFLGLFLFSCSNCGKNHQISPLIQIKGSDTMVNLVQAWAENFMKKNPSLSVAITGGGSGTGIAALLNNTCHMTMSSRKIEGEELELAKSKKINPKEFIVGLDGIAVVVHPSNPLDKLTFKQISDVFTGKITNWKDLGGKECKIMVISREVNSGTYHYFKEHVLGEKNEYTENALLLISSQAVADEIAQNPRAIGYYGMGYLSPNQKPLAIAKDANSSFVTPTFENVKNSTYHISRPLFFYTNGKPQGVVKKFIDFILSDEGQRIVKEINFVPIR; via the coding sequence ATGAAGAAAAGTTTTACAATAATTTGGTTTTTAGGTCTTTTTTTATTTAGTTGTAGTAATTGTGGTAAAAACCACCAAATTTCGCCGCTTATCCAGATTAAAGGTTCGGATACGATGGTAAACTTAGTTCAAGCCTGGGCAGAAAACTTTATGAAGAAGAATCCAAGTTTATCTGTAGCGATAACCGGCGGAGGTTCTGGAACAGGTATTGCTGCTTTGCTTAATAACACTTGCCATATGACTATGTCTTCCAGAAAAATAGAGGGAGAAGAATTGGAATTAGCCAAGAGTAAAAAGATTAATCCAAAAGAGTTTATCGTAGGCCTTGATGGAATAGCGGTGGTCGTTCATCCTTCTAATCCACTCGACAAACTTACTTTTAAGCAAATTTCTGATGTCTTTACTGGCAAGATTACCAATTGGAAGGATCTGGGAGGTAAAGAATGTAAAATTATGGTCATTTCCAGAGAGGTTAATTCAGGAACTTACCACTACTTTAAAGAACATGTCTTAGGAGAAAAAAATGAGTACACAGAAAATGCCTTGCTTTTGATTTCTTCTCAAGCAGTAGCAGATGAAATAGCTCAAAATCCAAGGGCCATTGGTTATTATGGAATGGGTTATCTTAGTCCCAATCAAAAGCCACTGGCGATAGCCAAAGATGCTAATAGTTCTTTTGTGACGCCTACTTTTGAAAATGTAAAAAATAGTACTTATCATATTTCTCGTCCTTTATTCTTTTATACCAATGGCAAACCACAAGGAGTGGTAAAGAAATTTATAGACTTTATATTGAGTGATGAAGGACAAAGAATTGTGAAAGAAATTAACTTTGTGCCCATTAGATAA
- the pstC gene encoding phosphate ABC transporter permease subunit PstC encodes MFKKSLSLKKVVEQIIEYLIKWCGIISIILVIFIFIFLFQEGVSIFKNNSPLSFILGKQWYPLSKPPIFGILPLILGSLMVTIGAAIIALPIGVASAIFIAEVAKGRIKEVFKVGIEFLAAIPSVVIGFVGIIVVAPIIQKTFNLPTGLTAFTGSLLLSLMAMPTIVSIAEDAITSVPNRYREAALALGATHWQTIWRVVLKSALPGITAACMLGLGRVIGETMAVMMVTGNAAKIPHGLFEPVRTLTATIAAEMGETIQGSDHYFALFAIGLVLFVIAFIINFLADFFLHRERI; translated from the coding sequence TTGTTCAAGAAAAGCTTAAGTTTAAAAAAAGTAGTTGAGCAGATAATTGAGTATCTTATTAAGTGGTGTGGGATAATTTCTATTATCTTAGTAATATTTATCTTTATCTTCCTTTTCCAAGAAGGAGTTTCTATCTTTAAGAATAATAGTCCTTTGTCCTTTATTCTTGGTAAACAATGGTATCCCCTCTCTAAACCACCTATTTTTGGAATTTTACCCCTTATTCTTGGTTCTTTAATGGTTACAATAGGAGCAGCTATAATTGCTTTACCAATTGGGGTAGCTAGTGCCATCTTCATTGCTGAAGTAGCTAAAGGCAGGATCAAAGAAGTTTTTAAAGTAGGAATTGAATTTTTAGCAGCTATTCCCAGTGTAGTCATAGGTTTTGTTGGCATAATAGTAGTCGCTCCTATTATTCAAAAGACATTTAACTTACCTACAGGACTGACCGCTTTTACTGGTTCTCTTCTCCTTTCTCTTATGGCTATGCCTACGATTGTAAGTATTGCCGAAGATGCGATTACCAGTGTACCAAACAGGTACCGTGAAGCAGCTTTAGCCCTGGGAGCTACTCATTGGCAAACTATCTGGCGAGTAGTCCTTAAATCTGCTTTACCCGGCATCACTGCCGCATGCATGTTAGGATTAGGTAGAGTAATTGGCGAAACTATGGCCGTGATGATGGTTACGGGAAACGCCGCTAAGATTCCCCATGGTCTTTTTGAACCAGTAAGAACACTTACGGCGACTATTGCTGCCGAAATGGGCGAAACTATTCAAGGTAGCGATCATTACTTTGCTCTTTTTGCTATTGGTCTGGTCTTGTTTGTTATAGCTTTTATAATAAACTTTCTGGCTGATT